One window of Deltaproteobacteria bacterium genomic DNA carries:
- the pilM gene encoding pilus assembly protein PilM encodes MRQRILGIDVGGYSIKVAEIERSFRTFELVGFYEQPILRGESGGGETGALQRLFEEYNLSTDFLYTALPGHLTALRLVELPFSNFKKVDTTIEFEMENYLPLPLEETVVDYQFVIQEKNSSKIMAAYARKGELIKFTNHFASAELDPRFVGAEAVEISNLLKLGVVVPEGSYAVVDIGYQKTNLYLFVSKTLYLTRSIMIGGRDLTHAVATTLTMSEPDAEKIKIEMGQLGPASETADAMTRQVAGALSKPLDDLLVQIKQTMLAFQQERGEVVQAVLLTGGSSRLRGIDQFFSQALRKNVSFLDCMDFAGNRLSDTGWCRPIAATSLSLAYRGVLGVGNKDLHFRRGEFAYRGEMKDLSSLIKEVAIQIGIITAFVLVTFLVSYLSLRGRIKEQETRIAKIAGEVLPDLPPKSLSNAKNVISVLAGRITEASEKKQKLDEETAISILDALKEVSEKLPAKDKIKVDIDDLMIASGRIKLTGRTDSFEAVDQIKGALSQSTAFQDVTTQNVRKGVGDEVKFDLSFELKIGEEEKDGA; translated from the coding sequence ATGCGGCAGAGAATTCTGGGAATAGATGTCGGCGGCTATTCAATCAAGGTGGCCGAGATCGAGAGATCTTTCCGCACCTTTGAGCTGGTCGGTTTTTATGAACAGCCGATTCTTCGTGGGGAGTCAGGAGGTGGCGAGACGGGCGCATTGCAAAGACTCTTCGAAGAATATAATCTGTCCACTGATTTTCTCTACACGGCCCTGCCAGGCCACCTGACGGCCCTCCGGTTGGTCGAGCTTCCGTTCAGCAATTTCAAAAAAGTCGATACCACCATTGAGTTTGAGATGGAAAATTATCTTCCGCTCCCGCTTGAAGAGACGGTGGTTGATTATCAATTTGTTATCCAGGAAAAAAACAGCTCCAAGATTATGGCTGCCTATGCTCGGAAAGGGGAACTCATCAAATTCACGAATCATTTTGCCTCGGCAGAGCTCGATCCCCGTTTTGTGGGTGCTGAGGCGGTGGAGATCAGCAACCTTTTAAAACTGGGGGTCGTTGTGCCGGAGGGAAGCTATGCTGTTGTTGATATCGGTTACCAGAAGACGAATCTCTACCTTTTTGTCAGCAAGACGCTTTATTTGACACGAAGTATCATGATTGGGGGGCGTGACTTGACCCATGCCGTGGCAACGACCCTTACGATGTCGGAACCGGATGCCGAAAAAATCAAGATTGAAATGGGGCAGCTCGGTCCAGCCTCCGAGACAGCGGATGCGATGACTCGCCAGGTTGCTGGAGCGCTGAGCAAGCCGCTTGATGATCTTCTCGTCCAGATCAAGCAGACGATGCTCGCTTTCCAGCAGGAACGGGGTGAGGTGGTCCAGGCCGTCCTCTTGACGGGAGGATCGTCCCGTCTCCGAGGAATTGATCAGTTTTTTTCGCAAGCCTTACGGAAGAATGTCAGCTTCCTTGATTGTATGGATTTTGCGGGGAATCGACTTTCGGATACTGGCTGGTGCCGACCAATCGCCGCGACCTCTCTATCCCTTGCCTACCGAGGGGTTTTAGGGGTGGGAAACAAGGATCTTCATTTTCGTCGAGGGGAGTTTGCCTATCGGGGTGAGATGAAGGATCTGTCATCTCTCATCAAAGAGGTAGCGATCCAAATTGGAATTATCACCGCCTTTGTTCTTGTCACCTTTCTTGTCAGTTATTTGAGTCTGCGTGGAAGGATCAAGGAGCAAGAGACGCGTATTGCTAAAATAGCAGGGGAGGTGCTGCCGGATCTTCCTCCCAAGAGCCTTTCCAACGCCAAAAATGTTATTTCGGTTTTGGCCGGCAGGATCACCGAGGCGAGTGAGAAAAAGCAAAAGCTGGATGAGGAGACAGCGATTTCGATTCTGGATGCCCTGAAGGAGGTTTCCGAGAAACTTCCGGCCAAGGATAAGATCAAAGTTGATATTGACGACCTCATGATTGCGAGTGGGAGGATCAAGCTGACCGGGCGGACCGATTCTTTTGAGGCGGTTGATCAGATCAAGGGGGCATTGTCTCAATCAACAGCCTTTCAGGATGTGACCACCCAGAATGTACGTAAGGGGGTTGGCGATGAGGTGAAATTCGATCTCTCTTTTGAGCTGAAGATTGGAGAGGAGGAGAAGGATGGCGCTTAA
- the gspN gene encoding type II secretion system protein GspN: MPLTLRLILYPAFAFFCLLVFSILLFPFDSLKNRFEGEIEKGLGGGFSVTVGKISPALLSGVTLKNLEIRSKKNDAKVKLERAKLKIALFPLLWGKKNISLAVKSGPSSIEGRMIIGKETLRLDLDLDKMDIAIGRILTSLSLPLAGTISGQIKLDLYPTDPLRNAGKVHLVFPDFRLDEGATLGGFPLPSVMLSKGDSSGIDIEVNRGNWEVKLFKFEGGDLQLEAVGKVFAARRIENYRWNLQGTFQPAPGSEEKLSFLSLVGDQKGEDGKYPLSISGKLSKPAIRIGTFQLPI, translated from the coding sequence ATGCCGTTAACGCTCCGGTTAATTCTCTATCCTGCCTTCGCCTTTTTTTGCCTTCTCGTTTTCTCCATTCTCCTTTTCCCGTTTGACAGCCTTAAAAACCGTTTTGAAGGTGAGATCGAAAAAGGATTGGGGGGAGGGTTTTCAGTCACTGTCGGAAAGATTTCCCCCGCCCTGCTCAGCGGCGTCACGCTTAAAAATCTTGAGATACGGTCTAAAAAGAATGATGCCAAGGTCAAACTTGAGAGGGCTAAGCTCAAGATCGCGCTGTTTCCTCTCTTGTGGGGTAAAAAGAATATTTCACTCGCGGTAAAATCAGGTCCTTCATCAATAGAAGGGCGAATGATCATTGGCAAGGAGACGCTCCGTCTTGATCTGGACTTGGACAAGATGGACATTGCGATTGGCCGTATCTTGACCTCTCTTTCCCTACCATTAGCTGGTACCATCAGCGGCCAGATCAAGCTGGATCTCTATCCGACCGATCCCCTTCGGAATGCCGGAAAGGTTCACCTTGTTTTTCCTGATTTTCGTCTGGATGAGGGGGCAACGCTCGGTGGTTTTCCACTCCCTTCTGTCATGCTCTCCAAGGGGGATTCTTCGGGTATTGATATTGAGGTGAATCGGGGCAACTGGGAGGTCAAGCTCTTCAAGTTTGAGGGGGGAGATCTCCAGCTTGAGGCGGTCGGAAAAGTCTTTGCAGCGCGCAGGATAGAAAATTACCGATGGAATCTTCAGGGGACATTTCAACCCGCCCCGGGTTCCGAGGAAAAACTTTCTTTTTTAAGTCTTGTGGGGGATCAAAAAGGGGAGGATGGAAAATATCCGCTTTCCATCTCAGGGAAGTTGTCGAAACCGGCGATCCGTATTGGAACGTTTCAACTGCCTATTTAG
- a CDS encoding septum formation initiator family protein: MSVKLILASLFLVLLSLFGEQGAYRLYQLLQHKKTLERENAALQGKNEELVQAISKLQDPVALERFIREERGYIREGERLLEITPPPK; the protein is encoded by the coding sequence ATGTCAGTTAAACTGATTCTCGCTTCTCTTTTTCTGGTACTCCTGAGTCTCTTTGGTGAACAGGGGGCGTACCGCCTCTACCAACTTCTTCAACACAAAAAAACTCTTGAACGGGAAAACGCTGCCCTCCAGGGGAAAAATGAGGAGTTGGTGCAGGCTATCTCAAAGCTCCAGGATCCGGTTGCCCTCGAACGATTTATCCGGGAAGAGCGCGGTTACATCCGGGAGGGGGAGAGACTCCTCGAAATCACCCCTCCTCCTAAATAG
- the ruvB gene encoding Holliday junction branch migration DNA helicase RuvB, which yields MSDERNLSPVPLEEDRQIEASLRPRNFREYIGQPKIKEKLTIFIEATKKRKESLDHALFYGPPGLGKTSLAHVIASELGVSIKSTSGPVIERPGDLAAILTNLEPHEVLFIDEIHRLNSVVEEILYPAMEDYKLDILVGQGPSAKTIKLDLPPFTLIGATTRAGLLTSPLRDRFGISCRLDFYEPEELSQICLRSAKILNVPLTEDGAFEIARRSRGTPRIVNRLLRRIRDFADVKGSGHVDRKTAENALRLLEVDEKGFDQMDRKILETVIEKFGGGPVGVETLSSAISEEKETIEDMYEPFLIQNGYLNRTPRGRVATPLAYKHLGIPYPAPSQNNQQKLDFNNVS from the coding sequence ATGAGTGATGAGAGAAACCTGTCTCCCGTTCCCTTGGAGGAGGATAGGCAGATCGAGGCCTCGCTTCGCCCGAGAAACTTCAGGGAGTACATCGGTCAACCAAAAATCAAGGAAAAGCTGACGATCTTCATCGAGGCAACCAAGAAACGGAAGGAATCTCTGGACCACGCACTTTTTTATGGTCCTCCCGGATTGGGCAAGACCTCTCTCGCTCATGTAATCGCCAGTGAACTAGGAGTCTCAATCAAATCGACTTCCGGTCCTGTCATCGAACGGCCAGGCGACCTCGCTGCCATCCTGACCAACCTGGAGCCGCATGAGGTCCTTTTTATCGACGAGATTCACCGCCTGAATAGTGTGGTTGAGGAGATTCTTTATCCAGCGATGGAGGATTACAAATTGGACATCCTTGTCGGACAGGGCCCCTCCGCAAAGACGATTAAACTGGACCTGCCTCCCTTCACATTAATCGGCGCGACAACACGCGCCGGGCTCCTGACCTCACCGCTGCGCGACCGTTTCGGGATTTCCTGTCGTCTTGATTTTTATGAGCCGGAAGAACTTTCACAGATCTGTCTTCGCTCCGCCAAGATTCTGAATGTCCCACTCACGGAAGACGGAGCCTTTGAAATTGCCCGCCGTTCACGAGGCACTCCTCGAATTGTAAACCGCCTCCTCCGACGTATTCGCGACTTTGCTGACGTGAAAGGAAGCGGGCATGTTGATCGCAAAACGGCCGAGAACGCCCTTCGCCTCCTCGAAGTCGATGAAAAGGGATTTGACCAGATGGATCGTAAGATCCTGGAAACAGTTATTGAAAAATTTGGGGGGGGGCCGGTCGGTGTCGAGACTCTTTCCTCGGCGATCAGCGAGGAAAAGGAGACGATCGAAGATATGTACGAACCTTTTCTGATCCAAAACGGTTATCTGAACAGGACACCCCGCGGACGCGTCGCGACACCACTGGCCTATAAGCATCTTGGAATACCGTATCCTGCTCCATCACAAAATAACCAACAGAAGCTGGATTTTAACAATGTCAGTTAA
- the ruvA gene encoding Holliday junction branch migration protein RuvA, producing MIASLSGLLQQKENQEVVINVSGVGYRVAVSKGTLTHLPPPGEKISLLIHTAVREDDISLFGFLTDAEKKLFQKLIKVSGIGPKLAITILSGIAPQELARALQEENLVRLTSIPGIGKKTAERMIVDLKDKLADLGGDGTTSPAYRGEKRQLYEETLSALLNLGYARPMAEKTVSQLKFPEGIPLENCVKEALKILSERRV from the coding sequence ATGATCGCGTCACTTTCGGGGTTGCTGCAACAAAAGGAGAATCAGGAAGTGGTCATTAACGTCAGTGGTGTCGGTTATCGAGTTGCCGTTTCCAAAGGAACCCTGACCCATCTCCCCCCACCAGGCGAGAAGATTTCTTTACTCATTCATACCGCTGTCCGCGAAGATGATATCTCCCTTTTCGGCTTTCTAACCGATGCAGAGAAAAAACTGTTTCAAAAGTTGATCAAAGTGTCCGGTATCGGTCCTAAACTGGCGATCACGATCCTTTCTGGAATTGCACCCCAGGAGTTGGCCAGGGCACTTCAGGAGGAAAATCTGGTCCGTTTGACCTCGATTCCGGGGATCGGAAAAAAGACCGCCGAGAGAATGATTGTTGATCTTAAGGACAAACTGGCCGATCTGGGAGGGGACGGAACGACCTCCCCGGCCTATCGTGGAGAGAAAAGGCAACTGTATGAAGAGACCCTCTCGGCCCTGCTCAATTTGGGTTATGCCAGACCAATGGCTGAGAAGACGGTCTCCCAACTTAAATTCCCCGAGGGGATTCCTTTGGAAAATTGTGTTAAAGAGGCGTTGAAAATTCTTTCGGAGAGGCGCGTATGA
- the ruvC gene encoding crossover junction endodeoxyribonuclease RuvC has translation MKILGIDPGSQITGLGVIEKNGSGLRHLENIAYRVHTKDLFAERLWEIFCMLKEAIKKFRPDAVAIEKVFLAKNAMSALKLGEARGVSMLAAASENIPIYEYSTREVKQAVTGYGQATKEQIQKMVQQLLKLPEVAAEDASDALAVAICHMQSHRMKELLS, from the coding sequence ATGAAAATCTTGGGGATTGATCCCGGATCACAAATTACAGGCCTCGGGGTCATCGAAAAAAACGGGTCCGGGTTGAGACATCTTGAAAACATCGCTTATCGTGTCCATACCAAAGACCTTTTTGCGGAAAGACTGTGGGAGATCTTTTGCATGCTCAAGGAAGCTATAAAAAAGTTTCGACCTGATGCGGTCGCTATCGAAAAGGTGTTTTTGGCCAAAAATGCGATGAGTGCCCTGAAGCTTGGAGAGGCCCGCGGCGTTTCGATGCTAGCCGCGGCATCCGAAAACATCCCGATCTACGAGTACAGCACCCGCGAGGTTAAACAGGCGGTTACCGGTTACGGCCAGGCCACCAAGGAACAGATTCAAAAAATGGTACAACAACTTTTAAAACTTCCGGAGGTGGCGGCGGAGGATGCCTCCGATGCCCTGGCGGTCGCCATCTGCCATATGCAGTCGCATCGGATGAAGGAACTTTTATCATGA
- a CDS encoding YebC/PmpR family DNA-binding transcriptional regulator: MSGHSKWATIKRKKGAADAKRGKLFTKIIRELSAASRQGGGDPNGNPRLRTVIDKAKAVNMPQENVDRAIKRGTGQLEGVTYEEHLYEGYGPGGAALILKILTDNRNRTISEVRNILNKNGGNMGETGCVSWIFKILGVLHFNKSQFSEDQLMELVLEAGAEDLKDEEDTWDVMTKPESFEPVKKALAEKGLTPLSAELTMVPQNTVNLSGSDAEKMLRLMESLEDHDDVQEVFSNFDISKEEMERISKLVA, from the coding sequence ATGTCAGGGCACTCCAAGTGGGCTACCATTAAGAGGAAAAAAGGGGCCGCAGACGCCAAGCGGGGGAAGCTCTTTACGAAAATCATCCGAGAGCTTTCTGCCGCTTCCCGTCAGGGGGGAGGCGATCCGAACGGAAACCCCCGTCTCCGCACCGTTATCGACAAGGCGAAGGCCGTCAACATGCCGCAGGAAAATGTCGATCGGGCGATCAAACGAGGTACTGGACAGCTGGAGGGAGTCACTTACGAGGAACATTTATATGAGGGGTATGGTCCCGGTGGTGCTGCACTCATCCTCAAGATCCTGACCGACAATCGAAACAGGACCATCTCGGAGGTCCGAAATATCCTGAACAAAAACGGCGGGAACATGGGGGAAACCGGCTGCGTCTCCTGGATCTTCAAGATATTGGGGGTTCTCCATTTTAATAAAAGCCAGTTTTCGGAGGATCAGCTTATGGAACTTGTTCTTGAAGCAGGCGCCGAGGATCTGAAGGATGAGGAGGACACCTGGGATGTCATGACAAAACCAGAGAGCTTTGAGCCGGTTAAAAAGGCGCTTGCCGAAAAAGGGTTGACGCCGCTTAGCGCTGAACTCACGATGGTGCCGCAAAATACGGTTAATCTCTCCGGTAGCGATGCCGAAAAGATGCTCCGCCTCATGGAATCGTTGGAAGATCATGACGACGTTCAGGAGGTTTTTTCCAATTTCGACATCTCTAAAGAGGAGATGGAGCGTATCAGCAAATTGGTTGCCTAA
- a CDS encoding acyl-CoA thioesterase, with translation MKFPVKKEISVYFSDCDPMGHCNNARFFTFMEQARVEYYKKLKALDLRVMNPKTAFGFIVAEACCTFKSPAHVDETLIVQIRIAEMRNRSFRMEYEIREKKTRRLVATATTIQVMFNYRKEESIPLSKKLRQQIERFEKRKF, from the coding sequence ATGAAATTCCCCGTTAAAAAAGAGATCAGCGTCTACTTCTCCGACTGTGACCCGATGGGGCATTGTAACAACGCCCGCTTTTTTACATTCATGGAACAAGCGCGTGTGGAGTACTATAAGAAACTGAAGGCGCTTGACCTTCGAGTCATGAATCCTAAAACCGCCTTCGGATTTATCGTTGCCGAGGCCTGTTGCACCTTCAAATCGCCAGCCCATGTGGATGAAACGCTCATCGTTCAGATACGGATTGCTGAGATGCGAAACCGGAGCTTTCGGATGGAGTACGAAATCCGGGAGAAGAAAACCAGGCGGCTCGTTGCAACCGCCACGACCATTCAAGTCATGTTCAATTACCGCAAGGAAGAAAGCATCCCTCTCTCCAAGAAACTCCGCCAACAGATTGAAAGATTTGAGAAGAGAAAATTCTAG
- a CDS encoding transglutaminase family protein — protein sequence MAIEKLEDLIHTDLQSVSLEEITLLVAKEKYRELNTQNYLARIEEFAQRARPYIHNVQGGRQAIQAFNHYFFEVEGFCGNRADYYNPSNCYLNDVLDHRSGIPITLSIVYMAIGRRLGLPLSGVNFPGHFLVRYDFKSEAFFVDVFDKGTILTTGDCREKLQRAYGSELIFQEEFLDPASHRQVLLRILANLKIMYILKKDFNQVLPILNRLLLFEPKSSQSLKERGMLYAQLECFRPALNDFVNYLSRDPQAFDRPLIEECIQELREKVNLIQ from the coding sequence ATGGCGATCGAAAAACTGGAAGACCTTATCCACACCGACCTCCAGTCCGTCTCCCTCGAGGAGATTACCCTTCTGGTGGCCAAAGAGAAATACAGGGAATTAAACACCCAAAATTATCTCGCCCGGATTGAAGAATTCGCCCAACGGGCCCGCCCTTACATCCATAATGTCCAGGGAGGACGGCAGGCGATCCAGGCATTCAATCATTATTTCTTTGAGGTGGAAGGTTTCTGTGGAAATCGCGCCGATTATTACAATCCTTCAAACTGCTATCTGAACGACGTCCTGGACCATCGCTCTGGAATCCCGATTACCCTGTCTATCGTTTACATGGCCATAGGACGCCGCCTGGGTCTTCCCCTTTCCGGCGTCAATTTCCCGGGGCATTTTCTGGTTCGTTATGACTTCAAGTCAGAGGCGTTTTTTGTTGATGTCTTCGATAAGGGGACGATCCTGACGACCGGCGACTGCCGGGAAAAACTGCAAAGAGCGTACGGCTCCGAACTGATATTTCAGGAGGAGTTTCTGGATCCCGCCTCCCATCGGCAAGTTCTCCTGCGGATCCTTGCCAATCTAAAAATCATGTATATCCTGAAAAAAGATTTTAATCAGGTCCTCCCGATCTTAAACCGGCTCCTCCTTTTTGAACCAAAATCATCCCAGTCTCTCAAAGAGCGTGGGATGCTCTATGCTCAACTCGAATGTTTTCGGCCGGCCTTAAACGACTTTGTCAACTATCTGTCGAGAGATCCTCAGGCGTTCGACCGCCCTCTGATTGAAGAATGCATCCAGGAACTTCGCGAAAAGGTCAATTTGATCCAGTAA
- the mutT gene encoding 8-oxo-dGTP diphosphatase MutT has protein sequence MAQKEGNKKKIEAVAAVIQDKGKFLITLRLETSPMGHCWEFPGGKIEPGESVEQCAIRECREEVGITIDPIRRLKDLWYDYPHGHIHLYFVLCRWVAGLPRPIECREARWISPGEFASYEFPPADQTVIEELIQSGL, from the coding sequence ATGGCACAAAAAGAGGGCAACAAGAAAAAAATCGAGGCCGTTGCGGCCGTTATTCAGGACAAGGGGAAGTTTTTGATCACTCTACGACTTGAGACCTCCCCCATGGGGCATTGCTGGGAATTCCCCGGCGGAAAGATTGAACCCGGGGAATCGGTTGAGCAATGCGCCATCCGGGAATGTCGAGAAGAGGTTGGCATCACGATTGATCCGATTCGCCGCTTGAAAGATCTCTGGTATGACTATCCCCACGGTCATATCCATCTCTATTTTGTCCTCTGTCGTTGGGTTGCCGGACTCCCAAGACCGATCGAATGTCGTGAGGCCCGTTGGATAAGTCCCGGCGAATTCGCCTCCTACGAGTTCCCACCGGCGGATCAAACGGTTATTGAAGAGTTAATCCAATCTGGGCTATAA
- the upp gene encoding uracil phosphoribosyltransferase, whose protein sequence is MSFKNLTVIKHPLVQHKLSLMRDKRTPSALFRDYLRGISLLLAYEVLRDLPVKYQEIETPLAPMKAPMVDGNRIALISILRAGNGLLDGILEIIPDARVGHVGIYRDHKTLKAVEYYFKVPTPLDECDLIVVDPMLATGNSAIAAMARLKQLKPKSIKFVCLLAAPEGIQALQKEHPDVPIFTAAIDECLNQQGYILPGLGDAGDRLYGTR, encoded by the coding sequence ATGTCTTTCAAAAATCTGACCGTTATCAAGCATCCACTCGTTCAGCATAAACTGAGTCTCATGAGAGATAAGAGAACCCCGTCGGCCCTTTTCCGTGATTACCTGCGTGGGATCAGTCTCTTGTTGGCCTATGAAGTCCTTCGTGATCTTCCTGTCAAGTATCAGGAGATTGAAACACCACTGGCCCCGATGAAGGCCCCGATGGTTGATGGGAACAGGATCGCCCTGATCTCCATTCTGCGGGCGGGGAACGGTCTTCTTGATGGAATCCTCGAGATTATTCCTGATGCGCGTGTTGGCCATGTTGGCATTTACCGTGATCATAAAACACTGAAAGCCGTGGAGTATTATTTTAAAGTACCGACGCCTCTCGACGAGTGTGATTTGATCGTTGTTGATCCGATGCTTGCGACTGGTAATTCGGCGATTGCCGCCATGGCGCGTTTGAAACAGCTCAAACCGAAGTCGATCAAATTTGTCTGTCTCCTCGCGGCACCGGAGGGGATACAAGCGCTCCAGAAAGAGCATCCTGATGTTCCCATTTTTACAGCGGCTATTGATGAATGTCTCAATCAACAGGGCTATATTCTTCCCGGTCTTGGAGATGCGGGGGATCGCCTTTATGGGACCCGGTAA
- a CDS encoding Crp/Fnr family transcriptional regulator, with protein sequence MAKTVKPECPVCPSRFLGVFCDLEAGALEEFNQHKTNNTYKKGQIIFYEGNRAFGLYCVFSGKVKLYKTGIDGRQQIIRIASAGDILGYRSLFVDEPYSATAEALEDATICCIDKNAFFPMLAKNSDLSLNIIQKLSRELRHAEDLATSIAHKSVRERMAELLLMLKEVYGKQTKKGIVIGLELSREEMAEMIGITQETAIRLLSEFKKDGLIEIQERAITILDSKSLVETARLEI encoded by the coding sequence ATGGCCAAGACCGTTAAACCGGAGTGTCCTGTTTGCCCATCTCGGTTCTTAGGCGTCTTTTGTGACCTGGAGGCCGGGGCGCTTGAGGAATTTAACCAGCACAAAACCAATAATACCTACAAAAAAGGACAGATCATCTTTTACGAGGGGAACCGCGCCTTTGGTCTTTATTGCGTCTTTTCGGGGAAGGTGAAACTTTACAAGACCGGGATTGATGGTCGGCAGCAAATCATCCGGATTGCGAGCGCCGGTGATATCCTTGGCTACCGTTCTCTCTTTGTTGATGAACCTTATTCCGCGACGGCTGAGGCACTTGAAGATGCGACGATCTGTTGCATCGATAAAAACGCCTTTTTCCCGATGTTGGCAAAAAATTCCGATTTATCCCTCAACATCATCCAGAAATTGTCACGGGAGCTTCGTCATGCCGAGGATCTGGCAACCAGCATTGCCCATAAGTCGGTTCGTGAACGGATGGCGGAGTTGTTGCTTATGCTCAAAGAGGTTTATGGGAAACAGACGAAGAAAGGGATTGTGATAGGACTGGAGCTCTCTCGTGAAGAGATGGCGGAAATGATTGGAATTACTCAGGAAACAGCGATCCGCCTCCTCTCGGAATTTAAAAAAGATGGCCTCATTGAAATTCAGGAACGGGCCATTACAATTCTTGATTCAAAGTCCCTTGTCGAGACAGCCCGTCTCGAAATCTAA
- a CDS encoding cyclic nucleotide-binding domain-containing protein: MLPESHHWEDLVRKGEELVFRKGQVLFYEGHQPYGVYVVKSGEFSFAKEGVPCRGSHVDKVGSLKVLGLHDFFNGKPFCCTCTATADCRLIFLSRSQLTSH; this comes from the coding sequence TTGTTGCCTGAGTCTCATCATTGGGAGGATCTGGTTAGAAAAGGGGAGGAGCTTGTCTTCAGGAAAGGGCAGGTCCTCTTTTATGAGGGGCATCAGCCTTACGGGGTCTATGTTGTAAAGTCCGGTGAATTCTCTTTTGCCAAGGAGGGAGTTCCTTGTCGTGGTAGCCATGTTGATAAAGTTGGTTCTCTTAAGGTTTTAGGATTGCACGACTTCTTTAATGGAAAACCGTTTTGTTGTACGTGCACCGCAACGGCCGATTGTCGGCTTATTTTTCTATCACGATCTCAATTAACCTCTCATTAA
- a CDS encoding MBL fold metallo-hydrolase, protein MKLQFLGATQTVTGSKFLVTQRNKHLLVDCGLFQGLKAFRLKNWIPFPVNPRQLETILLTHAHIDHSGYLPLLVKNGFRGTVYTTAATRALCEILLPDAGHIQEEDALFANKHRFSKHHPALPLYTEEDARRSLEYFKPVPWGKKVSLGRDLSFVFHPAGHILGASLVQLSASGVLVTFSGDLGKPNSLLMSPPKSIPKTDYLVVESTYGNRTHPKENPEETLKTIIHKTIKRGGTLIIPAFAVGRVQEVLLLLARLRKKKAIPNVPIYLNSPMAVEATRTVQLFQKEMSLSVEEAAMIAQTASFVTTVEESKKLNSLLFPSIIISASGMATGGRILHHLKSLAPNHRNTILFAGFQAAGTRGEALVGGAKQIKIHGLLVPVRAEVRILDSLSAHADQEGILSWLRHFTKAPRQTFIVHGEPLAADTLRKRIEEELHWKCHIPDYGESVDLN, encoded by the coding sequence CTGAAGCTCCAGTTTCTGGGGGCCACCCAGACGGTCACCGGCTCTAAGTTCCTCGTCACACAGCGAAACAAACACCTGCTGGTCGACTGCGGCCTCTTCCAGGGACTCAAGGCCTTTCGTCTGAAAAATTGGATTCCCTTTCCGGTCAACCCACGCCAGCTTGAGACAATCCTTCTGACCCATGCGCATATTGATCACAGCGGTTATCTCCCTCTTCTTGTCAAAAACGGATTTCGTGGAACTGTTTACACCACGGCGGCCACACGAGCCCTCTGTGAGATCCTTTTGCCGGACGCGGGGCATATTCAGGAAGAAGACGCCCTCTTTGCCAATAAACATCGTTTTTCAAAACACCACCCCGCCCTCCCTCTCTACACCGAGGAGGATGCACGCCGTTCTCTGGAATATTTCAAGCCGGTCCCTTGGGGGAAAAAGGTTTCTCTTGGCCGTGATCTTTCGTTTGTATTCCATCCGGCCGGCCATATTCTGGGTGCCTCTCTGGTCCAGCTCTCCGCCTCTGGAGTCCTCGTTACCTTCTCGGGTGACCTGGGAAAACCGAATTCCTTGCTGATGAGTCCACCGAAGTCGATCCCAAAGACCGACTATCTGGTTGTCGAATCAACCTACGGAAACCGCACACACCCCAAGGAGAATCCTGAGGAGACCCTTAAAACGATTATCCATAAAACGATCAAGAGGGGTGGAACTCTTATCATTCCAGCCTTTGCCGTCGGCCGGGTCCAGGAGGTTCTTCTCCTCTTGGCACGCCTGAGGAAAAAAAAGGCGATCCCCAATGTCCCGATCTATCTGAATAGCCCGATGGCCGTTGAGGCAACACGCACCGTCCAATTGTTTCAAAAGGAGATGAGTCTGAGCGTGGAAGAGGCGGCGATGATCGCACAAACCGCCAGTTTTGTGACAACCGTCGAAGAATCAAAAAAATTGAACTCGCTTCTCTTCCCCTCCATCATTATTTCGGCCTCCGGTATGGCAACCGGCGGGCGGATTCTTCACCACCTGAAATCGCTTGCCCCCAACCACCGAAATACAATCCTGTTCGCAGGGTTTCAAGCCGCAGGAACAAGGGGGGAGGCATTAGTGGGCGGCGCCAAGCAGATCAAAATTCACGGGCTCCTGGTACCCGTTCGCGCGGAGGTTCGCATATTGGACAGCCTCTCCGCCCATGCCGATCAGGAAGGAATCTTAAGCTGGCTTAGACATTTTACGAAGGCCCCCCGTCAGACCTTTATTGTCCATGGAGAACCGCTCGCAGCGGATACCCTGCGGAAGAGAATTGAAGAGGAGCTTCACTGGAAGTGTCATATCCCTGATTATGGCGAAAGCGTCGACCTCAATTAA